The following are from one region of the Corylus avellana chromosome ca1, CavTom2PMs-1.0 genome:
- the LOC132171599 gene encoding uncharacterized protein LOC132171599 produces the protein MEIKDGLSAAVLEVLDKDNYVVWSARVKTYLMAQDLWEIIEETTEPPKQADDEAACKAWSKKNSTALHVLQVSCGSDVLSMIRKIGSAKIAWNTLAVILQVLKKDNYVDWSVRVKNYLMAHHLWEIIEATTQPPRQEDDEAAFKDWSKKNSMALHIIQISCGPDSFSEIIGIGSTKVAWDRLAKSNHPTSKAR, from the exons ATGGAAATAAAGGATGGCTTGAGTGCAGCTGTTCTGGAAGTTCTTGACAAAGATAATTACGTGGTTTGGAGTGCTCGGGTAAAAACCTATTTAATGGCTCAAGATCTTTGGGAAATAATTGAAGAAACTACTGAACCTCCTAAGCAAGCAGATGATGAAGCTGCTTGCAAGGCTTGGAGTAAGAAGAATTCCACGGCTTTACATGTGCTCCAAGTTTCATGCGGGTCGGACGTATTGTCTATGATTAGGAAGATTGGTTCGGCTAAAATTGCATGGAATACTTTggcag TTATTCTTCAAGTTCTTAAGAAAGATAATTATGTGGATTGGAGTGTTCGGGTAAAAAACTATTTGATGGCCCATCATCTTTGGGAAATAATTGAAGCAACAACCCAACCTCCAAggcaagaagatgatgaagctgCTTTTAAGGATTGGAGTAAGAAGAATTCCATGGCCTTACATATAATCCAAATTTCATGTGGACCGGACTCATTTTCTGAGATTATTGGGATTGGTTCCACAAAAGTCGCTTGGGATAGGTTGGCAAAAAG CAACCACCCAACCTCCAAAGCAAGATGA
- the LOC132167670 gene encoding uncharacterized protein LOC132167670 isoform X1 codes for MALHIIQISCGPDSFSEIIGIGSAKVAWDRLAKWFLHVLEKHNYVDWSVRVRTYLMAHHLWEIIEATSHPPKQEDDEAVFKAWSKKNSMALHVIQISCGPDSLSEIIGISSAEVAWDTLEKKFNSGVDYVQYEALKKAMESGDWNTAEEFLKRQPDAAAAKITDYGETALDLAVEAGHEDIVEKLVDLMSEEDLAIQDIFGNTALVQIINSGNYRMAACMVRKNNNLLRIKDSNQDIPVSKALFHGETELARYFYSLTPLEHLTPESGFHGATLCYRAIYNRSLDIALDLIEQCPRLALALERDGSSPLYALADMPNAFRSGDGLVFWKRWIYSYC; via the exons ATGGCCTTACATATAATCCAAATTTCATGTGGACCGGACTCATTTTCTGAGATTATTGGGATTGGTTCCGCAAAAGTCGCTTGGGATAGGTTGGCAAAATGGTTTCTTCATGTTCTTGAGAAACATAATTATGTAGATTGGAGTGTTCGGGTAAGAACCTATTTGATGGCCCATCATCTTTGGGAAATAATTGAAGCAACCTCCCACCCTCCAAagcaagaagatgatgaagctgTTTTTAAGGCTTGGAGTAAGAAGAATTCCATGGCCTTACATGTAATCCAAATTTCATGTGGACCAGACTCATTGTCTGAGATTATTGGGATTAGTTCAGCAGAAGTCGCTTGGGATACATTGGAAAAAAAGTTCAACTCAg GCGTCGACTATGTTCAGTATGAGGCCTTAAAGAAGGCTATGGAAAGTGGTGATTGGAACACTGCAGAGGAGTTCCTTAAGCGCCAACCGGATGCAGCGGCTGCAAAAATCACAGATTATGGCGAGACAGCTCTTGACTTAGCTGTTGAGGCTGGGCATGAGGATATAGTGGAGAAGTTAGTGGATTTAATGTCCGAGGAAGACTTGGCAATACAAGATATCTTTGGTAACACAGCTCTGgttcaaataattaattctGGAAACTACAGGATGGCTGCATGCATGGTTAGAAAGAACAACAACTTGCTCCGCATTAAAGATTCGAATCAAGATATTCCAGTTAGTAAGGCTCTTTTCCATGGGGAAACAGAATTGGCTAGATATTTCTATTCTCTAACCCCGCTGGAACATCTAACGCCAGAAAGTGGCTTCCACGGCGCTACACTTTGTTACCGAGCTATATATAACCGAAGTTT AGATATTGCTTTGGATTTAATTGAACAGTGTCCACGTTTGGCTCTTGCTCTTGAGAGAGATGGTTCGTCCCCTTTGTATGCTCTGGCCGATATGCCAAATGCATTCCGGAGTGGAGATGGGCTCGTGTTTTGGAAACGATGGATCTACAGCTACTGTTAG
- the LOC132167670 gene encoding uncharacterized protein LOC132167670 isoform X2, with translation MALHIIQISCGPDSFSEIIGIGSAKVAWDRLAKWFLHVLEKHNYVDWSVRVRTYLMAHHLWEIIEATSHPPKQEDDEAVFKAWSKKNSMALHVIQISCGPDSLSEIIGISSAEVAWDTLEKKFNSGVDYVQYEALKKAMESGDWNTAEEFLKRQPDAAAAKITDYGETALDLAVEAGHEDIVEKLVDLMSEEDLAIQDIFGNTALVQIINSGNYRMAACMVRKNNNLLRIKDSNQDIPVSKALFHGETELARYFYSLTPLEHLTPESGFHGATLCYRAIYNRSLYKNELLRILLWI, from the exons ATGGCCTTACATATAATCCAAATTTCATGTGGACCGGACTCATTTTCTGAGATTATTGGGATTGGTTCCGCAAAAGTCGCTTGGGATAGGTTGGCAAAATGGTTTCTTCATGTTCTTGAGAAACATAATTATGTAGATTGGAGTGTTCGGGTAAGAACCTATTTGATGGCCCATCATCTTTGGGAAATAATTGAAGCAACCTCCCACCCTCCAAagcaagaagatgatgaagctgTTTTTAAGGCTTGGAGTAAGAAGAATTCCATGGCCTTACATGTAATCCAAATTTCATGTGGACCAGACTCATTGTCTGAGATTATTGGGATTAGTTCAGCAGAAGTCGCTTGGGATACATTGGAAAAAAAGTTCAACTCAg GCGTCGACTATGTTCAGTATGAGGCCTTAAAGAAGGCTATGGAAAGTGGTGATTGGAACACTGCAGAGGAGTTCCTTAAGCGCCAACCGGATGCAGCGGCTGCAAAAATCACAGATTATGGCGAGACAGCTCTTGACTTAGCTGTTGAGGCTGGGCATGAGGATATAGTGGAGAAGTTAGTGGATTTAATGTCCGAGGAAGACTTGGCAATACAAGATATCTTTGGTAACACAGCTCTGgttcaaataattaattctGGAAACTACAGGATGGCTGCATGCATGGTTAGAAAGAACAACAACTTGCTCCGCATTAAAGATTCGAATCAAGATATTCCAGTTAGTAAGGCTCTTTTCCATGGGGAAACAGAATTGGCTAGATATTTCTATTCTCTAACCCCGCTGGAACATCTAACGCCAGAAAGTGGCTTCCACGGCGCTACACTTTGTTACCGAGCTATATATAACCGAAGTTTATATAAGAATGAACTTCTTCGG ATATTGCTTTGGATTTAA